The DNA segment CAATAACTGAAGTTTCTTGACAGGGTTATCTTCGGACCCCATAGTCTGGAGTTGTCTACCACTTCTATCAGCTAATTCGCTCTCATTACGAGACATGGGACTTGGAGGGCGATGCATCTTGGCATATGACATGATGAAATCAGATTATCTCTGTTGTTATCGCTCAAAGTTTAGGGGGAAGCTCCTATTTTCCGAACCGGTGTAAATAATTCAAGTTTGACCAGATATCCTGAAATTTTAAAATagatataattgaaaatttttaatattcatAAATTCAGGTATGTATAAAATGAGGTAAAAAATGCCGGTTATGAAACAAATGCAAAGGAATAGAAGGAAAATTTTGTTATTACGTTTACGTGGGAAAACAACCTCATTCTGATAACACCTAATATGTACACACATATATTATAATGCAAGtctctgaaattaaaaatttaatcAAAGATCAATAATTCTCAAACCTTCGAAAGGAAGTTGGCAGACTCAGATCCACTCAgcaggaaattgaaaaacctACGCCTAGAAACAAGCCTAGTTTGTTTCTATGACCTTACGACCTACGTTACAAACAAACGCAGTGAGGTAGGTTTAGGGCCTCGCCGCAGCGCAGGCGCAAGGGGCGCAAGGCGGCGGATCCAAAACAGCAAAAAAGACTCTTTGGAAAATAGTTTATTGATAGACATGGAAacttttcttatattttcgTTAATAAAACTGAAAGGTCAGAGATATTTCGTTGCTAAAGTTGATATTTCATTCATAGGTGTCGAATGGGTTTGGTTTTTTTCAACAAcagtaaaaatatttttactatTCATGTGTTGTTCTGCATCATTCATtatccaaataaaaataaaccgTAGTAGTGTAAGCAGGGCCGGATTGAATTAATTTGCTCCTCTACCTCAATACTTTGTGAATGAGAAAAActttcaattcattttattagGTAATTTTCACAGAGTAAAATGACTGCGATTAACATTTCAATAGATCAAATTTAACTAACCAATCATTAAAATGCCAATAGGACACCTGGACACCGCATTGAGCCACCgtagaaactaaaatttaactACGCGTCTTCTAAAAATATTGTAAGGCCGATTTTTTAACTGTGTAAGGGGAAAAAACGGCCTTAAAATTCATGCAGAAAAACAATAGTTTAATGATTTTTGGGTGAGTTTACGAATGTATACGGTCAGACCAACCTCAGATTGCTTTTTCGCAATCTCAAAatattaatttcgaaattgttatTGCCGATGATTTTGGATTTTCAGCTTGTTGATGTTTGAAAAAGCGTTATTGTTACATGACGAGACAACGTCTGCCGGCTCCGATACTATTGTTTATAATTCTTTGGAATTCGTTTTATTGTAACTAAACAACAAATTTAAGAATATGATGTATCCAATATTTTAATTGTGTTCATTAGTTATTCGATAACGAATttaaaacataataaaaataactTACATGGAAGAATAAGTTTTCACAAGCAAATTTAGCACGtcgcaaaaatttcaaattgcgcCTTACGTCTCCGCACTATTGATTGTCCTGAATTATACTCTGTGATCTGCATTATTGCgcagaaatgaaaaaactaatGGCTTTTTAGTTTTCGTCATTTTTCAATTAGATTTCGTTTCCTACCACTAATATGAGAAGTTTTAAAATTGCCGTATATTATTTACAATTGTTTTAtcataacaaaacaaaaaatatatgtGTTCTGATggtaaatttgaaaatgaatcaCATGTTTCTTTTTCAAAGAGATCACAGATTCCTCAAGAGATATGCCAGTGAACTAATAACCCATGGATTATTAGTTCACTGAGATATGCTCTATGCATTCCTCGTTGGTTCGTAGACATAGAAGAACGTTCCATGCATAGAACAATAATATTTAACCTCAAAATATACATAGCGAAAGTGTAAAGAAATTTGACTTTAATTTTTGTTAAATATATCGTTAGAATGGGAAAAAGGAAAACTGGTTTCCGCAAAGGAATGcataaatttaaaaaacaagtataaagaaaaagaatccattggaaatatttattattttattattttgatttCAGGCTTTAAACCCTGATGAAAGGAAACCTTATAACGATATTATCAAAGAAAATGACAAATTCGTTACATATTACAAGGTATGTATCATAAAGCATTGTCAGCGACTTTATTTTCCTTATTGAGCTCTATTTTAGACTCAGAAAGTGTGCAAAGATGAGGAGTTCGATACATTCATAGAATATATGAAAACTGACTTGCCAGCAACATTCAGGATAACAGGATCTAAAGGGGAAGCGAAAAAAATGTTAGAAATTGTTCAGGGGCAGTTTATAAAAAGTTGTACAGAACAGAATGGTCCAGATCAAAAGCCTCTGGAAATATTTCCATTACCCTGGTAATGTATTATCAGCATAAACAATTCAATTATTAATGCCTAGATTTTAGGTATCCCGACAAGCTTGCCTGGCAAATGGAGTTGACTAGAAAAGATATCAGAAGATGTGAAACCTATTATAAACTTCATAACTTTTTAATTTCTGAAACTGAGCATGGTACTATTTCTAGACAAGAAACTGTTAGTATGATTCCTCCCCTAGTTTTGGATGTTCAGCCACACCACAAGGTAACTTGAATCATTGtaatcaaaatataaaaaaatgaagtaaatataatataaaaatattcataaaatgaaAGCTTAAAACAATGCTCATTTGTCTATCACTCTTGAATTATtatccaatatattcaagaGCAGTTTTTGTAAGAATAAAGATGAATTGAGACTGGGCTTCAAAGCGAGTGGTTTTTAAGATTTTAGATATGTGTGCAGCTCCTGGCTCTAAGACAGCACAATTATTAGAGCTATTACATGCTAAAGATGATCCTATTCCACAAGGATATGTAGTAGCAAATGATGTGGATAATAAGAGGTGTTATATGCTAGTTCATCAAGCTAAAAGGCTGAATTCTCCATGTGTTGCTGTTATAAATCATGATAGTGCTGTTTTGCCAAATATGCTTGAATCACTGCCTGATGGATCGACACAACAGGTAAGATATATAAtagtttttataataataagcTATAAGTAgatgcaatttttggaaatagTCCTGATTAAATCTAGGCTTCTTAGACCTGCATTTTCAATACAAGTGTTTTTATAACCTTTGGATTTATTTTCCACAGGTTTTATTTGATAGGATTCTATGTGATGTACCCTGTTCAGGTGATGGAACCTTGAGAAAAAATCCAGATATTTGGTTAAAGTGGACCCCAGCAAATGCTTTGAATCTTCATGGGTAATTTTTCCATCACTTATTTTGTTAGAAAAATTGGATATTACAATTTTCTCAAGTTCAAAtatatgtttttgtttgtttcagaaTTCAGTATAGAATTCTCAAAAGGGGCGTTGAGCTTCTGAAAACTGGTGGAAGGATTGTGTATTCGACATGTTCTATAAATCCTATTGAGAATGAGTCAGTTATCCATAGGCTTTTGGCAGAAGCAAATGGTTCCGTGAAACTTGTTGATCCTAAGGATATGTTACCTGGATTGAAATATTCTCAAGGTAAGTGCCTTatgaatttattttaatttagAATTATCCCTTGCCCCTGCCTTatatttcggaaaaaaattcacgaaatCCGTTTCAGAAAACGTAGTCTTTTATTGTCGTTGTCTTTTATTGTGTGTGTAATCATTTGTTATCCCGCTACAAGTGGCAATTTCGTAGCTATAGAGTTCAATTTCTGCAGGATTatggaaatacagggtgttaggaaacctattttttattttggtataaataaaataattgttGTGGACATGCAATAGTTTGCAATTGATTTTGATCAGAATGGATTTTTTTGGTGTTTTAATTAGAGATCTTATCCACCTTAGAGATAGATCTACTCTTAATCTTGCTCAATTCAATGACTTTCTTATTAAATGTGGTATTATACATATACCTTTTTGCAGGAATGGAAAAATGGCTGGTTGGTAGTAGGAATTTGGAATTTTATGAATCTTTTGATGAAGTTGACGAGAAATGGAGGACAACAATTAGGCCCCAGATGTTTCCACCCAAAGAGGAAGACTTACCTAAATATAATTTGAATCGATGGTGAGTGTTATAGATTCACAGATTGTTATTGCGTGTTGATTGTACAGTCAAACCTGCTAGATCTCCATACTGCATTATAGCCCACTTTATTCTATCCACTTTGATACAAGAATTTGTTTAAAAAGTGTCTACTTAATCTGAAATCTCATTCTTCCAAGAAAGGTGTGTTGCtaatagaataaataaaattccaGTCATGTTTATATGTCTCCACTTCGCTAACACTACATTGGTGCTATAATAATCGCTCACAATTTAGCTTCTGTTATGCCTTGTTTCAGTGTTCGAATTTTGCCTCATCAACAGAATACTGGCGCATTCTTCGTTGCCGTTCTCGAGAAAATTGCTCCGTTGAATGTGAAAGAGCGGTCTCCGAAAGTTGAACAGAAACCGCAAGAAGAGAGCCAAGATGACAATAAAAGGAGTATAAACGAAGATAAATTACCAGAAAATCAAAGGAAAAGACGTAGGAAAGATGGATATAGGGAAGATCCCTTCGTTTTCTTCAATGACGATGAGAAAGTTTGGGACGATATAAAAACCTTTTATCAGATTGATCCATCTTTTGATTCGAAATGTTTATTAACAAGATGTCATGTTgggaagaagaaaaatatttatttgacgTCCAATGGTGTAAGGGATTTGGTATTACAAAACCAGGGTAGTATTAAGTTCATCAACACTGGAGTGAAGGCATTTGTTCGATGTGATAACAAGAATATGAAATGTGCCTTTAGGTAAGATTATTTTCACATTTACCATAAATTGAGATTTATAATTTGATAATCATTATAGAATAGCAAATGATGGTCTGGAGAGTATATATCCCTTCATTGGAGAAGATCGGAAAGTCGATATTCCAAGGGAAGATCTGATAACACTTCTCATGAATAATGACCCAATGAATTCACCTCCTATACACACTTTATCTGAAAGCATTCAAAAGCAGGTGGCTGATTTGAGTGAGTGATTTTACTTTGTAATTTTTTCTCTGTTCAGATTTGAGATTGATATTTTGTTTTAGGTCCTGGAAGCTGCGTCTTGGTATACACTGAAAATAAAGATGAGGCCAAAGAACCTTTCGTTCTTCATTTAAGTGGATGGAGGGGTACCACTTCATTACGGTGTTATACAACGCAACACAGTACAGTTCATCTTCTCAGACTGTTGGGAGGCGAcatttccaaatatggttaGTACTATTCATTTCAGTTTCTGGTTTAatcatggattttcatcaagaacATCAACgtatgatttttcttatttattgtTTGATGTCAATATATAgagtttcatgaaaaattttgttctaTTCACATCACCAAATGTTTCTTTCAGATATCAACAAATTTAAAAAACCAGAAATGAATGAAC comes from the Coccinella septempunctata chromosome 2, icCocSept1.1, whole genome shotgun sequence genome and includes:
- the LOC123306450 gene encoding tRNA (cytosine(34)-C(5))-methyltransferase gives rise to the protein MGKRKTGFRKGMHKFKKQALNPDERKPYNDIIKENDKFVTYYKTQKVCKDEEFDTFIEYMKTDLPATFRITGSKGEAKKMLEIVQGQFIKSCTEQNGPDQKPLEIFPLPWYPDKLAWQMELTRKDIRRCETYYKLHNFLISETEHGTISRQETVSMIPPLVLDVQPHHKILDMCAAPGSKTAQLLELLHAKDDPIPQGYVVANDVDNKRCYMLVHQAKRLNSPCVAVINHDSAVLPNMLESLPDGSTQQVLFDRILCDVPCSGDGTLRKNPDIWLKWTPANALNLHGIQYRILKRGVELLKTGGRIVYSTCSINPIENESVIHRLLAEANGSVKLVDPKDMLPGLKYSQGMEKWLVGSRNLEFYESFDEVDEKWRTTIRPQMFPPKEEDLPKYNLNRCVRILPHQQNTGAFFVAVLEKIAPLNVKERSPKVEQKPQEESQDDNKRSINEDKLPENQRKRRRKDGYREDPFVFFNDDEKVWDDIKTFYQIDPSFDSKCLLTRCHVGKKKNIYLTSNGVRDLVLQNQGSIKFINTGVKAFVRCDNKNMKCAFRIANDGLESIYPFIGEDRKVDIPREDLITLLMNNDPMNSPPIHTLSESIQKQVADLSPGSCVLVYTENKDEAKEPFVLHLSGWRGTTSLRCYTTQHSTVHLLRLLGGDISKYDINKFKKPEMNEQEDKEDEEEVVEKNDDTTE